A section of the Sandaracinaceae bacterium genome encodes:
- the infB gene encoding translation initiation factor IF-2, with product MSKVRVYEVARELGMNNRELLGRIQSLGIQVRNHMSALEPAEVERVRRALDKDKVENTVETRIRKTVIRRRTKKKPKPEVAEAPAAEARPEPVAAEEPRAERRPVAEARPAPEPEKPAPAVAAEPVAKPAEAKPAAEKPAEAKPAEPPKAEPAAEKVAEKPAAAKAEPEKAQEPAKAPAPERMEPPPPPPSGGAEPTRIPAQPPATATGPAVPPHRPSQPAPAAQRLGHANLPPGVVSRGNQTAPSAGGISEAARNRIVSQHAQSRGPRRREVGRRELGQPGRPTGGRRKQRISSNRKGMKTEITVPSAQKRIIKIEDNVGLQTLAARMSLKSTDVLMKLMQLGMTSVTINSTLDSDTAKIIAAEFNYEVENVAKSEDELIDEMRGEFADDAGDRISRAPIITVMGHVDHGKTSLLDKIRQADVAGGEAGGITQHIGAYRVETDRGVIVFLDTPGHEAFTAMRARGAQATDVVVLVVAADDGVMPQTKEAINHAKAAEVPIVVAVNKIDKPDAQPQQIRQELVGYGLQPEEWGGTTLFVDVSAITGQGVDTLLESLALQAELLELEANPNIPAEAIVLEAYLDRGRGAVANVLVRNGTLRQGDTVVAGPAMGKVRALTDEKGERLDVAGPATPVEVLGLGEVPSAGDMLYVVENEERGRELVEQRQREASFKAKTVAMSAMERLQKMVNAGEQQELNLVIKSDVHGSLEALTKALTELSTEKVKVSVIHTGVGGITEQDVMLASASEGLIIGFNVRPAGKAGQVAKAENVEMRFYKIIYEAVDEVKKAMAGMLAPEFREKELGKAEVRMTFGIPKVGTIAGCYVTEGKILRNGKARLVRDAVVVWEGDIGSLRRIKDDVREVASGYECGIGLAGFNDVKEGDVIECFEMEEIEATL from the coding sequence ATGAGCAAGGTGCGCGTGTACGAGGTCGCTCGCGAGCTCGGCATGAACAACCGCGAGTTGCTCGGGCGGATCCAGTCCCTCGGGATCCAGGTGCGTAACCACATGAGCGCGCTCGAGCCCGCGGAGGTCGAGCGCGTCAGGCGCGCGCTGGACAAAGACAAGGTGGAGAACACCGTGGAGACGCGGATTCGCAAGACGGTGATCCGTCGTCGGACGAAGAAGAAGCCCAAGCCGGAGGTCGCAGAGGCGCCCGCGGCGGAGGCGCGTCCGGAGCCGGTCGCGGCCGAAGAGCCGCGCGCGGAGCGGCGCCCGGTCGCGGAGGCGCGTCCCGCGCCCGAGCCCGAGAAGCCCGCGCCGGCCGTCGCGGCCGAGCCGGTCGCGAAGCCCGCGGAGGCGAAGCCGGCGGCCGAGAAGCCCGCCGAGGCCAAGCCGGCCGAGCCGCCGAAGGCAGAGCCCGCGGCGGAGAAGGTGGCGGAGAAGCCCGCCGCAGCCAAGGCCGAGCCGGAGAAGGCCCAGGAGCCCGCGAAAGCCCCCGCGCCCGAGCGCATGGAGCCGCCCCCGCCCCCGCCGTCGGGCGGCGCGGAGCCGACCCGCATCCCCGCGCAGCCGCCCGCGACCGCCACCGGTCCGGCCGTGCCGCCGCATCGCCCCTCGCAGCCGGCCCCCGCCGCGCAGCGCCTCGGGCACGCGAACCTCCCGCCGGGCGTCGTCTCGCGCGGGAACCAGACCGCCCCGTCCGCGGGTGGGATCTCGGAGGCGGCGCGTAACCGCATCGTCTCGCAGCACGCGCAGAGCCGCGGGCCGCGCCGCCGCGAGGTGGGGCGCCGCGAGCTCGGCCAGCCCGGTCGCCCGACCGGCGGTCGCCGCAAGCAGCGCATCAGCAGCAACCGCAAGGGCATGAAGACCGAGATCACGGTCCCCAGCGCCCAGAAGCGGATCATCAAGATCGAGGACAACGTCGGGCTCCAGACGCTCGCGGCTCGCATGAGCCTCAAGTCGACCGACGTGCTCATGAAGCTCATGCAGCTCGGCATGACGAGCGTCACGATCAACTCCACGCTCGACTCCGACACCGCGAAGATCATCGCGGCCGAGTTCAACTACGAGGTCGAGAACGTCGCGAAGAGCGAGGACGAGCTCATCGACGAGATGCGCGGCGAGTTCGCGGACGACGCGGGCGACCGCATCTCCCGCGCGCCCATCATCACCGTCATGGGTCACGTCGACCACGGCAAGACGTCGCTGCTCGACAAGATCCGTCAGGCGGACGTGGCGGGCGGCGAGGCCGGCGGCATCACCCAGCACATCGGCGCGTACCGGGTCGAGACCGACCGGGGCGTCATCGTCTTCCTCGACACCCCTGGTCACGAGGCCTTCACGGCGATGCGCGCCCGCGGCGCCCAGGCGACCGACGTGGTCGTGCTCGTGGTGGCGGCGGACGACGGCGTGATGCCGCAGACCAAGGAGGCCATCAACCACGCGAAGGCGGCCGAGGTGCCGATCGTCGTGGCGGTCAACAAGATCGACAAGCCGGACGCGCAGCCTCAGCAGATCCGTCAGGAGCTGGTGGGCTACGGTCTGCAGCCCGAGGAGTGGGGCGGCACGACGTTGTTCGTCGACGTCAGCGCCATCACCGGGCAGGGCGTCGACACGCTCCTCGAGAGCCTCGCGCTCCAGGCGGAGCTGCTCGAGCTCGAGGCCAACCCGAACATCCCCGCCGAGGCGATCGTGCTCGAGGCGTACCTCGATCGCGGCCGCGGCGCGGTGGCCAACGTGCTCGTCCGCAACGGCACGCTCCGGCAGGGCGACACGGTCGTGGCCGGTCCGGCCATGGGCAAGGTCCGCGCGCTGACCGACGAGAAGGGCGAGCGCCTGGACGTCGCGGGGCCGGCGACGCCGGTCGAGGTCCTCGGCCTCGGCGAGGTGCCGTCCGCGGGCGACATGCTCTACGTGGTCGAGAACGAGGAGCGCGGTCGCGAGCTGGTCGAGCAGCGTCAGCGTGAGGCGTCCTTCAAGGCCAAGACCGTGGCGATGTCCGCCATGGAGCGGCTCCAGAAGATGGTGAACGCGGGCGAGCAGCAGGAGCTCAACCTCGTCATCAAGTCCGACGTGCACGGCTCGCTCGAGGCGCTCACCAAGGCGCTGACGGAGCTGAGCACGGAGAAGGTGAAGGTCAGCGTCATCCACACGGGTGTCGGCGGCATCACCGAGCAGGACGTCATGCTCGCGAGCGCCTCCGAGGGCCTCATCATCGGCTTCAACGTCCGTCCGGCCGGCAAGGCGGGGCAGGTGGCGAAGGCCGAGAACGTCGAGATGCGCTTCTACAAGATCATCTACGAAGCGGTCGACGAGGTGAAGAAGGCCATGGCGGGCATGCTCGCCCCCGAGTTCCGCGAGAAGGAGCTCGGCAAGGCGGAGGTGCGCATGACCTTCGGCATCCCGAAGGTGGGCACCATCGCGGGTTGCTACGTCACCGAGGGCAAGATCCTCCGCAACGGCAAGGCGCGCCTCGTCCGCGACGCGGTCGTGGTCTGGGAGGGCGACATCGGATCGCTCCGCCGCATCAAGGACGACGTCCGCGAGGTCGCGTCCGGCTACGAGTGCGGTATCGGCCTGGCCGGCTTCAATGACGTCAAAGAAGGCGACGTCATCGAGTGCTTCGAGATGGAAGAGATCGAGGCTACGCTGTAA
- the nusA gene encoding transcription termination factor NusA produces the protein MQQGMSLQNIIEQVSKEKGIDPQVLIETMEQAILTAAKRTFGVNRELEARFNEETGNVDLYQFMTVVEEVEDDEREISLVDARRYEFEDAEVGEDLGFQIFYLQEDAEAAKQQDRQYGDLLGLQQHRRGFGRIAAQTAKQVIIQRVRDAERELIFNEYKDRKGELITGIVRRFERGSNIIVDLGHTEAILPTREQTPRESYRPGDRIVAFLKDIDREARGPQIILSRTDVGLLVKLFEMEVPEIYEGIVRIVAAAREPGARSKIAVTSRDSDVDPVGACVGMKGSRVQAVVQELRGEKIDIVPWDRDPARFVCNAIAPAEVSRVIIDEAHGGMELVVPDAKLSLAIGRRGQNVRLASQLSGWKLDIVSESRFRQMEEQALSEIGRISGTDEEMVKSFYRMGFRTLDEIAEAPDAELQTIDGIATPEDAASIRQRAAKAMEAHRLERVSDAKQSVENLSDRDHLLLAPNMTERIVDALESSGYRSAQDVLNETDVDRLAIRTGLGIQKAQEVKEGVSRYVDNEMDGVVETQRAVREKHLALEKQALEKQQAEAAAAAEAEAAEAEAAGADAAPETETPTEDPSTDETSTDESAAQERQEA, from the coding sequence ATGCAGCAGGGCATGTCGCTGCAGAACATCATCGAGCAGGTCAGCAAGGAAAAGGGCATCGACCCTCAGGTGCTGATCGAGACGATGGAACAGGCCATCTTGACGGCCGCGAAGCGGACGTTCGGGGTGAACCGTGAGCTCGAGGCGCGTTTCAACGAAGAGACGGGCAACGTCGACCTCTATCAGTTCATGACGGTGGTCGAAGAGGTCGAGGACGACGAGCGCGAGATCTCGCTCGTCGACGCGCGCCGCTACGAGTTCGAGGACGCGGAGGTCGGCGAAGATCTCGGCTTCCAGATCTTCTACCTCCAGGAAGACGCCGAAGCGGCGAAGCAGCAGGACCGCCAGTACGGCGATCTGCTCGGGCTTCAGCAGCATCGGCGCGGCTTCGGTCGGATCGCCGCGCAGACGGCCAAGCAGGTCATCATCCAGCGCGTCCGTGACGCCGAGCGCGAGCTCATCTTCAACGAGTACAAGGACCGCAAGGGCGAGCTGATCACCGGCATCGTCCGACGCTTCGAGCGCGGCTCCAACATCATCGTCGACCTCGGCCACACCGAGGCGATCCTCCCGACGCGCGAGCAGACGCCGCGCGAGAGCTACCGCCCGGGCGACCGCATCGTCGCGTTCCTCAAGGACATCGATCGCGAGGCCCGTGGGCCGCAGATCATCTTGAGCCGCACCGACGTGGGCCTCCTGGTGAAGCTCTTCGAGATGGAGGTCCCGGAGATCTACGAGGGCATCGTCCGCATCGTGGCCGCGGCCCGTGAGCCGGGCGCGCGGAGCAAGATCGCGGTCACCAGCCGCGACAGCGACGTCGATCCCGTGGGCGCGTGCGTGGGCATGAAGGGCTCGCGCGTGCAGGCGGTCGTCCAGGAGCTCCGCGGCGAGAAGATCGACATCGTCCCGTGGGACCGCGACCCGGCGCGCTTCGTGTGCAACGCGATCGCCCCGGCCGAGGTCAGCCGCGTCATCATCGACGAGGCGCACGGCGGCATGGAGCTGGTCGTCCCGGACGCGAAGCTCTCGCTCGCCATCGGGCGCCGCGGCCAGAACGTCCGCCTCGCCTCTCAGCTCAGCGGCTGGAAGCTCGACATCGTCAGCGAGTCGCGCTTCCGCCAGATGGAGGAGCAGGCGCTCTCCGAGATCGGCCGCATCAGCGGGACCGACGAGGAGATGGTCAAGAGCTTCTACCGGATGGGCTTCCGGACCCTCGACGAGATCGCCGAGGCGCCGGACGCGGAGCTGCAGACCATCGACGGCATCGCCACCCCCGAGGACGCGGCGAGCATCCGTCAGCGCGCCGCGAAGGCGATGGAGGCGCACCGCCTGGAGCGCGTCTCGGATGCGAAGCAGAGCGTCGAGAACCTCTCGGACCGGGACCACCTGCTGCTCGCGCCGAACATGACGGAGCGCATCGTGGACGCGCTCGAGTCCTCGGGCTATCGGAGTGCGCAGGACGTGCTGAACGAGACGGACGTCGATCGGCTGGCGATCCGGACCGGACTGGGTATTCAGAAGGCCCAGGAGGTCAAGGAAGGCGTCTCGCGCTACGTGGACAACGAGATGGATGGCGTGGTGGAGACCCAGCGCGCCGTCCGCGAGAAGCATCTGGCTCTCGAAAAGCAGGCCCTCGAGAAGCAGCAGGCCGAGGCGGCCGCGGCTGCGGAGGCGGAAGCCGCCGAGGCCGAAGCCGCGGGGGCCGACGCCGCGCCCGAGACCGAGACCCCCACCGAAGACCCCTCCACCGACGAGACCTCCACCGACGAGAGCGCGGCGCAAGAGCGCCAGGAGGCCTGA
- the truB gene encoding tRNA pseudouridine(55) synthase TruB, which translates to MGRKRKGDVHGVLVVDKPRGPTSHDVVAWARRALGTPAVGHAGTLDPMATGVLVLGVGEGTKLLRWLTVDDKEYRATVALGAETDSLDADGEIVERAPVPALDLEAVREVARRFEGTITQRPPIYSAIKVDGEPLHARARRGEDVEAPTREVTVRRLEIFSVNADALELEVEASKGFYVRSLGGDLARALDTRGHLVALRRLRSGGFVLADAVDGETLRRAAERDAPDEAARAEVRAGLLDLAAACRDMPRVSLDARGETDAAHGRAISLRHAEGAESIAEGVEPVALLDASGNLCAIGRRTDRDVRVVRGVRL; encoded by the coding sequence ATGGGGCGCAAGCGCAAAGGCGACGTGCACGGCGTGCTCGTGGTCGACAAGCCGCGCGGGCCCACGTCGCATGACGTGGTGGCCTGGGCGCGTCGCGCGCTCGGCACGCCGGCGGTCGGTCACGCGGGCACCCTCGACCCGATGGCCACGGGGGTGCTCGTCCTCGGCGTGGGGGAGGGCACCAAGCTCCTGCGCTGGCTCACCGTGGACGACAAGGAGTACCGCGCGACGGTGGCCCTCGGCGCGGAGACGGACAGCCTCGACGCCGACGGAGAGATCGTGGAGCGCGCGCCCGTCCCCGCGCTGGACCTCGAGGCCGTGCGCGAGGTCGCGCGGCGCTTCGAGGGGACGATCACCCAGCGCCCGCCGATCTACAGCGCCATCAAGGTCGACGGCGAGCCGCTGCACGCGCGCGCGCGCCGCGGCGAAGACGTCGAGGCGCCGACGCGAGAGGTCACGGTGCGACGGCTCGAGATCTTCTCGGTGAACGCCGACGCGCTCGAGCTCGAGGTCGAGGCGTCGAAGGGCTTCTACGTGCGCTCGCTCGGCGGCGACCTGGCGCGCGCGCTGGACACCCGAGGCCACCTCGTGGCGCTGCGTCGCCTGAGGAGCGGGGGCTTCGTGCTCGCCGACGCGGTCGACGGCGAGACCCTGCGCCGCGCCGCCGAGCGGGACGCGCCGGACGAGGCCGCGCGGGCCGAGGTCCGAGCAGGGTTGCTCGATCTCGCGGCGGCGTGCCGTGACATGCCGCGCGTGAGCCTGGACGCGCGCGGGGAGACGGACGCGGCGCACGGGCGCGCCATCTCGCTCCGTCACGCCGAGGGCGCGGAGTCGATCGCGGAGGGCGTCGAGCCCGTGGCGCTCCTCGACGCGTCGGGCAACCTCTGCGCCATCGGCCGACGCACCGACCGCGACGTCCGGGTGGTGCGCGGCGTACGCCTCTGA
- the rbfA gene encoding 30S ribosome-binding factor RbfA, translating into MAKTDGGRPGRVGERIRAELMELLLVGAVKDPGVQGAVVHEVIVSKDLRHARVYVRLGELEPSADRVTRLMRGLERATGFLRRELGQRLQIRYTPELKFLWDETTERAQRVEELLEEIRHEGDGS; encoded by the coding sequence ATGGCGAAGACTGACGGTGGACGGCCCGGGCGGGTCGGGGAGCGCATCCGGGCGGAGCTCATGGAGCTGTTGCTGGTCGGCGCCGTGAAGGATCCCGGGGTGCAGGGCGCCGTGGTGCACGAGGTGATCGTCTCGAAGGACCTCCGGCACGCCAGGGTCTATGTGCGGCTCGGGGAGCTCGAGCCCAGCGCGGACCGCGTGACGCGGCTGATGCGGGGGCTGGAGCGCGCGACGGGGTTCCTGCGGCGTGAGCTCGGGCAGCGCCTGCAGATCCGCTACACGCCGGAGCTGAAGTTCCTCTGGGACGAGACCACCGAGCGCGCGCAGCGGGTCGAAGAGCTGCTCGAGGAGATCCGCCACGAGGGAGACGGGTCGTGA
- a CDS encoding bifunctional oligoribonuclease/PAP phosphatase NrnA has protein sequence MSREEVLRITNEGERFAVTCHRRPDADALGSALGWAAALRSIGKEAVVYSVDTPPRMLRFLDVGEVEGAPPAGRFDACFVMDAAARALVPDMPDGLEGPVVMFDHHAAHDDFGDVILREPDAAATGVLVVRVMRELGIEGYPPGVAEPLYAAIVADTGGFRYPATSPETLRLAAELVEAGAAPWTTAYHLFEGWEPARMKLLGAILDDMEIALDGRLAVQRVTREMLTRLGADDEMVEGMVNYGRMLEGVEISALVWEMDKGGRRETKVSLRSSGDADVSRIAAAMNGGGHRSAAGANVPDDLATTEAKVVALAKDLLGDAD, from the coding sequence GTGAGCCGCGAGGAGGTCCTCCGGATCACGAACGAGGGCGAGCGCTTCGCGGTGACGTGCCACCGTCGGCCCGACGCGGACGCGCTCGGCTCGGCCCTCGGCTGGGCCGCCGCGCTCCGATCCATCGGCAAGGAGGCGGTCGTCTACAGCGTGGACACGCCGCCTCGCATGCTGCGCTTCCTCGACGTCGGCGAGGTCGAGGGCGCGCCCCCGGCCGGGCGCTTCGACGCGTGCTTCGTGATGGACGCGGCGGCGCGCGCGCTGGTGCCCGACATGCCGGACGGGCTCGAGGGGCCGGTCGTGATGTTCGATCACCACGCCGCGCACGACGACTTCGGGGACGTGATCCTCCGAGAGCCCGACGCCGCGGCGACCGGGGTGCTGGTCGTCCGCGTGATGCGGGAGCTGGGCATCGAGGGCTACCCGCCGGGCGTCGCCGAGCCGCTCTACGCCGCCATCGTCGCGGACACGGGCGGCTTCCGATACCCGGCCACCAGCCCGGAGACGCTGCGCCTCGCGGCGGAGCTCGTCGAGGCGGGGGCCGCGCCGTGGACGACCGCCTATCACCTCTTCGAGGGCTGGGAGCCGGCCCGCATGAAGCTGCTCGGCGCCATCCTGGACGACATGGAGATCGCGCTCGACGGACGGCTCGCCGTGCAGCGGGTGACGCGCGAGATGCTCACGCGGCTCGGCGCCGACGACGAGATGGTCGAGGGCATGGTCAACTACGGTCGCATGCTCGAGGGCGTGGAGATCAGCGCGCTCGTGTGGGAGATGGACAAGGGCGGCCGGCGCGAGACGAAGGTCAGCCTCCGCTCGAGCGGCGACGCCGACGTCTCGCGCATCGCGGCGGCCATGAACGGCGGCGGCCACCGCTCGGCGGCCGGCGCCAACGTGCCCGATGATCTGGCCACCACCGAGGCGAAGGTCGTGGCGCTGGCGAAGGACCTCCTCGGCGACGCGGACTGA
- a CDS encoding DUF503 domain-containing protein — protein MVIAVARIVLALHGNDSLKGKRKVVRRVVDRVRHRFNVAIAEVAEMDVHRRAVLGMAAVSNSGSHASSMIDAVIQQVQASTDAPLVERSLEIVHIGDGEHMEKLAGLGAVPDVGLAADWDLDAEEAWLKAGDDDGED, from the coding sequence ATGGTCATCGCCGTCGCTCGCATCGTCCTGGCTCTGCACGGGAACGACTCGTTGAAGGGGAAGCGCAAGGTGGTACGCCGGGTGGTGGACCGGGTGCGACATCGCTTCAACGTGGCCATCGCGGAGGTGGCGGAGATGGACGTGCACCGGCGGGCGGTGCTCGGGATGGCCGCGGTGAGCAACTCGGGGAGCCACGCGTCGTCGATGATCGACGCGGTGATCCAGCAGGTGCAGGCGTCGACGGACGCGCCGCTGGTGGAGCGGTCGCTGGAGATCGTGCACATCGGCGACGGAGAGCACATGGAGAAGCTCGCGGGGCTGGGCGCGGTGCCGGACGTGGGTTTGGCGGCGGACTGGGACCTCGACGCGGAAGAGGCTTGGCTGAAAGCTGGGGATGACGATGGCGAAGACTGA
- a CDS encoding DUF448 domain-containing protein has protein sequence MLAPRETEPETTPERTCAGCRRQDAQSALLRFAVRDVAPRLVPDPRRRLPGRGVSVHPTRACVQRAVEKGGFARALKSKPDVDTDTLCAMAIGQYERRVQGLLMAASRTRAVAVGTDAVRRALEAGDVHTLVVAKDAAGRRDEIVAQATRIGSRAVVFGTKSALGHLLGRSEVGIIAILDSRIGKELAATAACAAQLEEGDSVLSRNEESEAE, from the coding sequence ATGCTCGCCCCCCGAGAAACAGAACCGGAGACGACGCCGGAGCGCACGTGCGCCGGGTGCCGACGGCAGGACGCGCAGAGCGCCCTGCTGCGGTTCGCGGTGCGTGACGTCGCGCCGCGCCTCGTCCCCGATCCGCGCCGGCGGCTGCCGGGGCGGGGGGTGAGCGTGCATCCGACCCGGGCCTGCGTGCAGCGGGCGGTCGAGAAGGGCGGCTTCGCGCGCGCCCTCAAATCCAAGCCTGACGTCGACACGGACACCCTGTGTGCGATGGCGATCGGGCAATACGAGCGCCGCGTGCAGGGGCTCTTGATGGCCGCGTCGCGGACGCGCGCCGTGGCGGTGGGAACCGACGCGGTGCGCCGAGCGCTCGAGGCCGGCGACGTGCACACGCTCGTCGTCGCGAAGGACGCGGCGGGGCGTCGCGACGAGATCGTCGCGCAGGCGACCCGGATCGGGAGCCGCGCCGTGGTGTTTGGTACGAAGTCCGCTCTCGGCCACCTACTGGGTCGGTCCGAGGTCGGCATCATCGCCATCCTCGATTCGAGGATCGGAAAAGAACTGGCGGCTACCGCCGCATGTGCTGCGCAGCTGGAGGAGGGCGACTCCGTCCTCTCCAGGAACGAAGAGTCGGAGGCTGAATGA
- the rimP gene encoding ribosome maturation factor RimP: MEPVCRAHGVELVLIQRVTEHGQAVLRVTIDRPGSEEGPGLGVSLADCQAVSRDLGPAFDAEDSALERAIGGSFRLEVSSPGVDRPLVKLTDFERFAGRTVKVQLETPLDEGRRKLEGTLMGVDGEMVRLEVDGSELQLPHAEIARANVVYEFD, encoded by the coding sequence GTGGAGCCCGTATGTCGGGCCCATGGCGTCGAGCTCGTGCTGATCCAGAGGGTCACCGAGCACGGCCAGGCCGTGCTGCGCGTCACGATCGACCGGCCTGGTAGCGAGGAGGGGCCCGGGCTCGGGGTGTCGCTGGCGGACTGCCAGGCGGTGAGCCGCGATCTGGGCCCCGCGTTCGACGCGGAGGACTCCGCCCTGGAGCGCGCCATCGGCGGCAGCTTCCGGTTGGAGGTCAGCTCGCCGGGCGTGGATCGCCCGCTGGTGAAGCTGACGGATTTCGAGCGGTTCGCGGGCCGCACGGTGAAGGTTCAGCTGGAGACGCCCCTCGACGAGGGGCGCCGAAAGCTGGAGGGAACTCTGATGGGGGTCGACGGCGAGATGGTTCGACTCGAGGTCGACGGGAGCGAGCTCCAGCTCCCGCACGCGGAAATCGCAAGGGCCAACGTCGTCTACGAATTCGATTGA
- a CDS encoding YbjN domain-containing protein — translation MGSKIQLDGQSLRTLLEQGGWPCDQISDDTWRSHFRGRQASFPFFVRLDPAGYVCFAIVPFIKSPEAQDKSGKLYQRLLELNQTLLMAKFSIDDDLDVVLSVEYPSEELDRSEFDDALDVLSYYADRHYDELRALIA, via the coding sequence GTGGGCAGCAAGATTCAGCTCGATGGTCAGTCGCTCCGCACTCTGCTCGAGCAGGGAGGCTGGCCCTGCGATCAGATCAGCGACGACACGTGGCGCAGCCACTTCCGGGGCCGGCAGGCGTCGTTCCCCTTCTTCGTGCGGCTCGATCCGGCGGGGTACGTGTGCTTCGCGATCGTGCCCTTCATCAAGAGCCCCGAGGCGCAGGACAAGTCCGGCAAGCTCTACCAGCGCCTCCTGGAGCTCAACCAGACGCTCCTGATGGCGAAATTCTCGATCGACGACGACCTCGACGTCGTGCTCTCCGTCGAATACCCGTCGGAGGAGCTGGACCGGAGCGAGTTCGACGACGCCCTCGACGTGCTGTCGTACTACGCGGACCGGCACTACGACGAGCTGCGGGCCCTGATCGCCTGA
- a CDS encoding TRAP transporter TatT component family protein: MKRSIALAAALALVGCGGSYESAWDEGETTTGTGGGEQAEGGGAARAELISQGDAAWENRGDVEQVRAAIAAWEQALEMDGSDADLWVKVSRGHYFLADGHLSFEDMAAAGEHWQQGIRAAERALSIVSPEFAQRMQAGDRVEDAVSVLGADAVPALYWRASNLGKWARADGFATVLSFKDEIRAVMSHCLENGRDFFFSGPDRYFGAFFAIAPAYAGGDLDRSRQHFEYSISQQPNYFGTRVLMAENLAVKLQDREMFQTQLQYVLDGDPDSLEGAAPENRIEQRKAQALMDRIDEFFE, encoded by the coding sequence ATGAAGCGATCGATCGCGCTGGCGGCCGCGCTGGCTCTAGTGGGCTGCGGCGGCAGCTACGAGTCCGCTTGGGACGAAGGGGAGACGACGACCGGCACCGGCGGCGGCGAGCAGGCCGAAGGCGGCGGCGCCGCTCGGGCCGAGCTGATCTCCCAGGGAGACGCGGCCTGGGAGAACCGGGGTGACGTCGAGCAGGTCCGCGCCGCGATCGCGGCGTGGGAGCAGGCGCTCGAGATGGACGGCAGCGACGCCGACCTCTGGGTGAAGGTCTCCCGTGGCCACTACTTCCTCGCCGACGGTCACCTGTCTTTCGAAGACATGGCGGCGGCGGGCGAGCACTGGCAGCAGGGCATCCGCGCGGCCGAGCGCGCGCTCAGCATCGTCAGCCCGGAGTTCGCGCAGCGCATGCAGGCGGGCGACCGGGTCGAGGACGCGGTGTCGGTGCTCGGGGCCGACGCGGTCCCGGCGCTGTACTGGCGCGCCTCGAACCTCGGCAAGTGGGCCCGCGCGGACGGGTTCGCGACCGTGCTGTCGTTCAAGGACGAGATCCGGGCGGTGATGTCGCACTGCCTGGAGAACGGCCGCGACTTCTTCTTCAGCGGCCCCGACCGCTACTTCGGCGCGTTCTTCGCGATCGCCCCGGCCTACGCGGGCGGCGACCTCGACCGCTCCCGGCAGCACTTCGAGTACTCGATCTCGCAGCAGCCGAACTACTTCGGCACGCGGGTGCTGATGGCGGAGAACCTGGCCGTGAAGCTGCAGGATCGGGAGATGTTCCAGACCCAGCTGCAGTACGTCCTCGACGGCGACCCCGACTCGCTCGAGGGCGCCGCGCCGGAGAACCGCATCGAGCAGCGCAAGGCGCAGGCGCTCATGGATCGCATCGATGAGTTCTTTGAATAG